The following proteins are encoded in a genomic region of Myxococcota bacterium:
- a CDS encoding NAD(P)-dependent oxidoreductase — MSERGGVRQRVAFLGLGVMGGPMAGHLARAGHDVRVFNRTASRARAWAEQYGGAVAATPAEAAAGVDVALVCVGDDDDVRDVVVGGGVLDALAPGAVLVDHTTASAALARELDARARAGGRAFLDAPVSGGQAGAERGALTVMVGGDEAVLARVRPVLDAYAQTVRRIGPAGCGQLAKMVNQIAIAGVIEGLSEALHFALAAGLDVEAVVGAVSRGAAQSWQMENRWQTMVRGEFEHGFAVEWMRKDLRIAFAEAERNGADLPVARQVDAYYADVEAMGGARWDTSSLIARLERARSARGENG; from the coding sequence GTGAGCGAGCGCGGCGGTGTGCGGCAGCGGGTGGCGTTCCTCGGGCTCGGCGTCATGGGCGGCCCCATGGCGGGGCACCTCGCGCGCGCCGGGCACGACGTCCGCGTCTTCAACCGCACCGCGTCGCGCGCGCGGGCCTGGGCCGAGCAGTACGGCGGCGCCGTGGCCGCGACGCCGGCCGAGGCCGCGGCGGGCGTCGACGTCGCGCTCGTCTGCGTGGGCGACGACGACGACGTGCGCGACGTCGTGGTGGGCGGCGGCGTGCTGGACGCGCTCGCTCCCGGCGCGGTGCTCGTCGATCACACGACGGCCTCGGCCGCGCTCGCGCGCGAGCTCGACGCGCGGGCGCGCGCCGGCGGCAGGGCCTTCCTCGACGCGCCGGTCTCGGGTGGGCAGGCGGGCGCCGAGCGCGGCGCGCTCACCGTCATGGTCGGCGGCGACGAGGCCGTGCTCGCGCGCGTGCGCCCCGTGCTCGACGCCTATGCGCAGACGGTGCGGCGCATCGGCCCGGCCGGCTGCGGCCAGCTCGCGAAGATGGTGAACCAGATCGCGATCGCGGGCGTGATCGAGGGGCTCTCCGAGGCGCTCCACTTCGCGCTCGCCGCCGGGCTCGACGTCGAGGCGGTGGTCGGCGCCGTCTCGCGCGGCGCGGCGCAATCGTGGCAGATGGAGAACCGCTGGCAGACGATGGTGCGCGGCGAGTTCGAGCACGGCTTCGCCGTCGAGTGGATGCGCAAGGACCTGCGGATCGCCTTCGCCGAAGCCGAGCGCAACGGCGCCGACCTCCCCGTCGCGCGGCAGGTCGACGCCTACTACGCCGACGTCGAAGCGATGGGCGGCGCGCGCTGGGACACGTCGAGCCTGATCGCGCGCCTCGAGCGCGCGCGCAGCGCGCGCGGCGAAAACGGCTGA
- a CDS encoding MBL fold metallo-hydrolase — MATLGVPRWSYAKGVHEVGNGVYAYLQPDGSWGWSNAGLVVDGDRSLLVDTLFDLALTREMLAALRDAAPRATARFDTLVNTHANGDHCHGNELVEGAEIIASAATAEEMAAEGPEVLAAFKKAAPQMGAAGEFFLEAFGPFEFEGIAKTLPTRTFTGELSLAVGDRRVDLVEVGPCHTRGDVLVHVPDARTIYTGDVLFIDGTPIMWAGPVANWIAACDRMLAMDLEAIVPGHGPITDARGVRAVRDYLVYVRDEAKARFDAGLGPLEAARDIALGDFDAWGDAERIVVNVATLYRELSGGAVTVALPDLFAAMAAIARDRRR, encoded by the coding sequence ATGGCGACGCTCGGCGTTCCGCGGTGGAGCTATGCGAAGGGCGTGCACGAGGTCGGGAACGGCGTCTACGCCTACCTGCAGCCCGACGGCTCCTGGGGCTGGAGCAATGCCGGCCTCGTCGTCGACGGCGATCGCTCGCTGCTCGTCGACACGCTCTTCGACCTCGCCCTCACGCGCGAGATGCTCGCCGCGCTGCGCGATGCCGCGCCGCGCGCGACCGCGCGCTTCGACACCCTCGTCAACACGCACGCGAACGGCGACCACTGCCACGGCAACGAGCTCGTCGAGGGCGCCGAGATCATCGCGTCCGCCGCGACCGCCGAGGAGATGGCGGCCGAGGGGCCCGAGGTGCTGGCCGCGTTCAAGAAGGCCGCGCCGCAGATGGGGGCGGCCGGCGAGTTCTTCCTCGAGGCGTTCGGCCCCTTCGAGTTCGAGGGCATCGCGAAGACGCTGCCGACGCGCACGTTCACGGGCGAGCTCTCGCTCGCCGTCGGCGACCGGCGGGTCGACCTCGTCGAGGTCGGGCCGTGCCACACGCGGGGCGACGTGCTCGTGCACGTCCCGGATGCGCGCACGATCTACACCGGCGACGTCCTCTTCATCGACGGCACGCCCATCATGTGGGCCGGCCCGGTCGCGAACTGGATCGCGGCCTGCGACCGCATGCTCGCGATGGACCTCGAGGCGATCGTGCCCGGCCACGGGCCGATCACGGACGCGCGCGGCGTGCGCGCCGTGCGCGACTACCTCGTCTACGTGCGCGACGAGGCGAAGGCGCGCTTCGACGCGGGGCTGGGGCCGCTCGAGGCGGCGCGCGACATCGCGCTCGGCGACTTCGACGCCTGGGGCGACGCCGAGCGCATCGTCGTCAACGTCGCGACGCTCTACCGCGAGCTGTCGGGCGGCGCGGTCACCGTCGCGCTGCCCGACCTGTTCGCGGCGATGGCCGCGATCGCGCGCGACCGCAGACGCTAG
- a CDS encoding phosphoribosyl-ATP diphosphatase — MSSPEILDRLAAVIAERARARAGGAPGAAPSYVAKLLDGGHAAIAAKVREESAELVDAAAEGDAAHTAHEAADLLFHVWVLLAHAGVAPAAVFAELERRFGTSGLVEKASRAAGGNGARSGGDAC; from the coding sequence ATGTCGTCCCCCGAGATCCTGGATCGCCTCGCGGCGGTAATCGCCGAGCGCGCCCGCGCGCGCGCCGGCGGCGCGCCCGGCGCGGCGCCGAGCTACGTCGCGAAGCTGCTCGACGGCGGCCACGCCGCGATCGCGGCCAAGGTGCGCGAGGAGAGTGCCGAGCTCGTCGACGCCGCGGCCGAGGGCGACGCCGCGCACACCGCGCACGAGGCGGCCGACCTGCTCTTCCACGTCTGGGTGCTGCTCGCGCACGCCGGCGTCGCGCCCGCCGCGGTCTTCGCCGAGCTCGAACGCCGCTTCGGGACGAGCGGGCTCGTCGAGAAGGCGTCGCGCGCGGCGGGCGGGAACGGCGCGCGCAGCGGGGGCGACGCGTGCTGA
- the hisG gene encoding ATP phosphoribosyltransferase, with amino-acid sequence MLTTEGLRIAVPSKGRLQEASIELLQRAGLRFRISGRRLFAVCSDTDTRIIFCNTGDVPVLVAEGVVDLGITGSDQVEEKGVAVETHERLGFGRCRMSVAVHKDAPFDTPRALAGRVVGTKFVALAKRYFAERGIEGVQLIPVQGAVEVMVLLGMVDAIVEIVETGNSLVENDLVEIDTLLEAEAVLIGRALAPGSPVAQARDRLLRRIEGVLVASRYSLVEYNCPADRIEEATRITPGFASPTVQELRDARWLAVRVLVEKRLVQQVMDELEALGCTAILESELRHTRL; translated from the coding sequence GTGCTGACGACGGAGGGGCTGCGCATCGCGGTGCCCTCGAAGGGCCGCCTGCAGGAGGCGTCGATCGAGCTGCTGCAGCGCGCCGGCCTGCGCTTCCGCATCTCGGGCCGTCGCCTGTTCGCCGTCTGCAGCGACACCGACACGCGCATCATCTTCTGCAACACGGGCGACGTGCCGGTGCTCGTCGCCGAGGGCGTCGTCGACCTCGGCATCACGGGCAGCGACCAGGTCGAGGAAAAGGGCGTCGCGGTCGAGACGCACGAGCGGCTCGGCTTCGGACGCTGCCGGATGTCGGTCGCCGTGCACAAGGACGCGCCCTTCGACACGCCGCGCGCGCTCGCGGGCCGCGTCGTCGGCACGAAGTTCGTCGCGCTCGCGAAGCGCTACTTCGCCGAGCGCGGCATCGAGGGCGTGCAGCTCATCCCCGTGCAGGGCGCCGTCGAGGTGATGGTGCTGCTCGGGATGGTCGACGCGATCGTCGAGATCGTCGAGACGGGCAACAGCCTGGTCGAGAACGACCTCGTCGAGATCGACACGCTGCTCGAGGCCGAGGCGGTGCTGATCGGGCGCGCGCTCGCGCCGGGCTCGCCCGTCGCGCAGGCGCGCGACCGGCTGCTGCGGCGCATCGAGGGTGTGCTCGTCGCGTCGCGCTACTCGCTCGTCGAGTACAACTGCCCGGCCGACCGCATCGAGGAGGCGACGCGCATCACGCCCGGCTTCGCGTCGCCGACCGTGCAGGAGCTGCGCGACGCGCGCTGGCTCGCGGTGCGCGTGCTCGTCGAGAAGCGGCTCGTGCAGCAGGTGATGGACGAGCTCGAGGCGCTCGGCTGCACGGCCATTCTCGAGAGCGAGCTGCGCCACACGCGGCTCTAG
- a CDS encoding sigma-70 family RNA polymerase sigma factor, whose protein sequence is MPSDARVAEPLARAFERDRRHVWGLCYRMTGSAADADDLVQETWLRALERPPADLDAPLRPWLARVATNLSRDALRRRRRRDYHGSWLPAPVPDAALEPEPAASEASAPDARYGLAESATQAFLLALEALTPAQRAVLLLRDVYGASVRETAEATGLSEPNVKTTHHRARRQLAAYDASPCRPTPELFARVRDLLERFALAVAASDPARIAALFREDAELWSDADGEFLSNPRPVRGAAAIARFYAARSAALGAPPFLELTSLNHLPAALLGFAPQRDARLATRVALAVVPGPDGRIARLHNVVATPKLAALRARFPASVEGAGGEGARG, encoded by the coding sequence ATGCCCTCTGACGCGCGCGTCGCCGAGCCGCTCGCGCGCGCGTTCGAACGCGATCGGCGCCACGTCTGGGGGCTCTGCTACCGCATGACGGGAAGCGCCGCGGACGCGGACGACCTCGTGCAGGAGACGTGGCTGCGCGCGCTCGAGCGCCCGCCCGCCGACCTCGACGCGCCGCTGCGACCGTGGCTCGCGCGCGTCGCGACGAACCTGTCGCGCGACGCGCTGCGCCGCCGGCGACGGCGCGACTATCACGGCAGCTGGCTCCCGGCGCCCGTGCCCGACGCCGCGCTCGAGCCCGAGCCCGCGGCGAGCGAGGCCAGCGCCCCCGACGCGCGCTACGGGCTCGCCGAGAGCGCGACGCAGGCCTTCCTGCTCGCGCTCGAGGCGCTCACGCCCGCGCAGCGCGCCGTGCTGCTGCTGCGCGACGTGTACGGCGCATCCGTGCGCGAGACCGCGGAGGCGACGGGCCTCTCGGAGCCCAACGTGAAGACGACGCACCACCGCGCGCGCCGCCAGCTCGCCGCGTACGACGCGAGCCCGTGCCGCCCGACGCCCGAGCTCTTCGCGCGCGTGCGCGACCTGCTCGAGCGCTTCGCGCTCGCCGTCGCCGCGAGCGACCCGGCGCGCATCGCGGCGCTCTTCCGCGAGGACGCCGAGCTGTGGAGCGACGCCGACGGCGAGTTCCTGTCGAACCCGCGCCCCGTGCGCGGCGCGGCCGCGATCGCGCGCTTCTACGCCGCGCGCAGCGCGGCGCTCGGCGCGCCGCCCTTCCTCGAGCTCACGTCGCTCAACCACCTGCCGGCCGCGCTGCTCGGCTTCGCGCCGCAGCGCGACGCGCGGCTCGCCACGCGCGTCGCGCTCGCCGTCGTCCCCGGGCCCGACGGGCGCATCGCGCGCCTGCACAACGTGGTGGCGACGCCCAAGCTCGCGGCGCTGCGCGCGCGGTTCCCGGCGTCGGTCGAGGGGGCGGGCGGGGAAGGCGCGCGCGGCTAG
- a CDS encoding Gfo/Idh/MocA family oxidoreductase has protein sequence MDEIRYGVIGTGMMGIEHMQNVALCEGARVVAVSDPHEPSLGWARLTAKQQGLEIATFADHRDLLARGDVDAVVVASPNHTHAAVLDAVFESGVHALVEKPLCTTLDDAVAVAERAAAHAGVFQVGMEYRYMPPVARLLDEVRGGTVGRLRMLAIREHRMPFLPKVGDWNRFARNTGGTLVEKCCHFFDLMRLIVGAEPARVFASGAQDVNHLDERYGGETPDILDNAFAIVDFEGGARALLDLCMFAEGSRHVEEIAATGDAGKVECFLPASTVVVGHRAPRAVEEHAIPVAPELLAAGFHHGSTYYEHLAFQRSIREGLPPDVTARDGLLAVAIGIAAERSAAEGRPVAMAELGLPAGL, from the coding sequence GTGGACGAGATCCGCTACGGCGTGATCGGCACCGGGATGATGGGCATCGAGCACATGCAGAACGTCGCGCTGTGCGAGGGCGCGCGCGTCGTCGCCGTCTCCGATCCGCACGAGCCGTCGCTCGGCTGGGCGCGGCTCACGGCGAAGCAGCAGGGCCTCGAGATCGCGACGTTCGCCGACCACCGCGACCTGCTCGCGCGCGGCGACGTCGACGCGGTGGTGGTCGCCTCGCCGAACCACACGCACGCCGCCGTGCTCGACGCCGTGTTCGAGAGCGGCGTCCACGCGCTCGTCGAGAAGCCGCTCTGCACGACGCTCGACGATGCCGTCGCCGTCGCAGAGCGCGCGGCCGCGCACGCCGGCGTCTTCCAGGTGGGCATGGAGTACCGCTACATGCCGCCCGTCGCGCGGCTCCTCGACGAGGTGCGCGGCGGGACCGTCGGGCGGCTGCGCATGCTCGCGATCCGCGAGCACCGCATGCCGTTCCTGCCGAAGGTCGGCGACTGGAACCGCTTCGCGCGCAACACGGGCGGCACGCTCGTCGAGAAGTGCTGCCACTTCTTCGACCTGATGCGGCTCATCGTCGGCGCCGAGCCCGCGCGCGTCTTCGCGTCGGGCGCGCAGGACGTGAACCACCTCGACGAGCGCTACGGCGGCGAGACGCCGGACATCCTCGACAACGCGTTCGCGATCGTCGACTTCGAGGGCGGCGCGCGCGCGCTGCTCGACCTGTGCATGTTCGCCGAGGGCTCGCGCCACGTGGAGGAGATCGCCGCGACGGGCGACGCCGGGAAGGTCGAGTGCTTCCTGCCCGCGTCGACGGTCGTGGTCGGGCACCGCGCTCCGCGCGCCGTCGAGGAGCACGCGATCCCGGTCGCGCCCGAGCTGCTCGCGGCCGGCTTCCACCACGGCTCGACCTACTACGAGCACCTCGCCTTCCAGCGCTCGATCCGCGAGGGCCTCCCGCCCGACGTGACCGCCCGCGACGGGCTCCTGGCCGTCGCGATCGGGATCGCGGCGGAGCGGTCGGCGGCCGAGGGCCGCCCCGTCGCGATGGCCGAGCTCGGCCTGCCGGCGGGCCTGTAA
- a CDS encoding NAD(P)-dependent oxidoreductase: MKAVLHYRASPGFVAALERALPEDVALAVVEERDDARFAREIADAQVLLHCLEPVTAARLALAPQLALVQKIGVGLNTIDLDAARARGIAVANMPGTNTSAVAEHALALLLAALRGVCDLDAATRAGRGWSPDLALVDRLGEVAGRTVGLVGMGAVARRVARACAALDARILYTATAPKPDAPGEWRALDALLAESDVVSLHLPLTDATRGLIGAARLAAMKPGSVLVNTARGGLVDEPALVRALERGPLRAAALDVFAHEPVDPASPLLALPNVVLAPHVAWLTPETLARSAAVAAENCRRLAAGLPLLHRVA, translated from the coding sequence GTGAAGGCCGTCCTCCACTACCGCGCGAGCCCGGGCTTCGTCGCGGCGCTCGAGCGGGCGCTGCCGGAGGACGTCGCGCTCGCGGTCGTCGAGGAGCGCGACGACGCGCGCTTCGCCCGCGAGATCGCCGACGCGCAGGTGCTGCTGCACTGCCTCGAGCCCGTCACGGCGGCGCGCCTCGCGCTCGCGCCGCAGCTCGCGCTCGTGCAGAAGATCGGCGTCGGCCTGAACACCATCGACCTCGACGCGGCGCGCGCACGTGGCATCGCGGTCGCCAACATGCCCGGCACGAACACCTCCGCCGTCGCCGAGCACGCGCTCGCCCTCCTGCTCGCCGCGCTCCGCGGCGTGTGCGACCTCGACGCGGCGACGCGCGCCGGCCGCGGGTGGAGCCCCGATCTCGCGCTCGTCGACCGGCTCGGCGAGGTCGCGGGGCGAACGGTCGGCCTCGTCGGGATGGGCGCGGTCGCGCGGCGCGTCGCGCGCGCGTGCGCGGCGCTCGACGCGCGCATCCTCTACACGGCGACGGCGCCGAAGCCCGACGCGCCGGGAGAGTGGCGCGCGCTCGATGCGCTGCTCGCCGAGTCCGACGTCGTCTCGCTCCACCTCCCGCTCACCGACGCGACGCGCGGGCTGATCGGCGCCGCCCGCCTCGCCGCCATGAAGCCCGGCAGCGTGCTCGTCAACACCGCGCGCGGCGGCCTCGTCGACGAGCCGGCGCTCGTGCGCGCGCTCGAGCGCGGACCGCTGCGCGCGGCGGCGCTCGACGTCTTCGCGCACGAGCCCGTCGACCCCGCGAGCCCGCTGCTCGCGCTGCCCAACGTCGTGCTCGCGCCGCACGTCGCGTGGCTCACGCCCGAGACGCTCGCGCGCAGCGCCGCCGTCGCGGCCGAGAACTGCCGGCGGCTCGCCGCGGGCCTGCCGCTGCTCCACCGCGTCGCGTGA
- the lysA gene encoding diaminopimelate decarboxylase yields MKTLDPRLLTDLAARHGTPLYVYDARVVRERVASLRRFDAIRFAQKACSNVHVLRALRAQGVLVDAVSHGEVVRALRAGFTGAGEPADLVYTADVVDRATLALLVERDIPMNAGSPDMLEQLGRAHRGHRVWLRVNPGFGHGHSHKTNTGGASSKHGIWHEHLDVALKHVDEYELDLVGLHMHIGSGADFAHLRQVAGAMVRQVKALGRDLRAISCGGGLPIPYRPGDAPIDVDAYFDVWDAARREVEQVLGHAVALEIEPGRYLVAEAGKLVAEVLAVKSSGPNRFALVDAGFNDLVRPAMYGSFHAISLVRAGAEVDGPLQPTVVGGPLCESGDVFTVEEGGVVAPRELPETRVGDLVVFHDAGAYGAAMASNYNSKPLAPEVWVDDDGARLVRRRQTIDDLLALEEGLGAGD; encoded by the coding sequence ATGAAGACGCTCGATCCCCGCCTGCTCACCGATCTCGCGGCGCGCCACGGAACGCCGCTCTACGTCTACGACGCGCGCGTCGTGCGCGAGCGCGTCGCTTCGCTGCGCCGCTTCGACGCGATCCGCTTCGCGCAGAAGGCGTGCTCGAACGTCCACGTGCTGCGCGCGCTGCGCGCGCAGGGCGTGCTCGTCGACGCCGTCTCGCACGGCGAGGTCGTGCGCGCGCTGCGCGCGGGCTTCACGGGAGCGGGCGAGCCCGCCGACCTCGTCTACACGGCCGACGTCGTCGATCGCGCCACGCTCGCGCTGCTCGTCGAGCGCGACATCCCGATGAACGCGGGCTCGCCCGACATGCTCGAGCAGCTCGGCCGTGCGCACCGCGGCCACCGCGTCTGGCTGCGCGTGAACCCGGGCTTCGGGCACGGACACAGCCACAAGACGAACACGGGCGGCGCGTCGAGCAAGCACGGCATCTGGCACGAGCACCTCGACGTCGCGCTCAAGCACGTCGACGAGTACGAGCTCGATCTCGTCGGGCTGCACATGCACATCGGGTCGGGCGCGGACTTCGCGCACCTGCGCCAGGTGGCCGGCGCGATGGTGAGGCAGGTGAAGGCGCTCGGTCGCGACCTGCGCGCGATCTCGTGCGGCGGCGGCCTTCCCATCCCGTACCGCCCGGGCGACGCGCCGATCGACGTCGACGCCTACTTCGACGTCTGGGACGCGGCACGCCGCGAGGTCGAGCAGGTGCTCGGACACGCGGTCGCGCTCGAGATCGAGCCCGGCCGCTACCTCGTCGCCGAGGCCGGCAAGCTCGTGGCCGAGGTGCTCGCCGTGAAGTCGAGCGGGCCGAACCGCTTCGCGCTGGTCGACGCGGGCTTCAACGACCTCGTGCGACCCGCGATGTACGGGAGCTTCCACGCCATCTCGCTCGTGCGCGCGGGCGCCGAGGTCGACGGCCCGCTGCAGCCGACGGTGGTCGGCGGGCCGCTGTGCGAGTCGGGCGACGTCTTCACGGTCGAGGAGGGCGGGGTCGTCGCGCCGCGCGAGCTGCCCGAGACGCGGGTCGGCGACCTGGTCGTCTTCCACGACGCGGGCGCCTACGGCGCGGCGATGGCGAGCAACTACAACTCGAAGCCGCTCGCGCCCGAGGTCTGGGTCGACGACGACGGCGCGCGCCTCGTCCGCCGCCGCCAGACCATCGACGACCTGCTCGCGCTCGAGGAAGGGCTCGGCGCGGGCGACTGA
- a CDS encoding MFS transporter: MPAARATVVAYGVPAFGVMAATTLFYAYFVKYATDVLLVPAGAMGALYLANRVWDAVTDPLVGHLSDGTRSRLGRRRPWIVASVVPLVAFTWAAWAPPESLDGGALVLWVGAAMLGFSTATTLFQVPHNALGAELAADYHGRTRVFASREYFAVVGAALALFLGVGALTRTADPRAAALGVAGALAAAMVVGIAAALPFLRERADYQARPAPRLATALRDIAANPHARTILGMAAVLQMGGGAASVLSPYVVDDVIGAREHTRIVYLTLMTAQLAAIPLWTRVATRLGKKHAWLGAMAVGMIGYAMILFVREGDLVLLCAATVFTASLHAAAIVVGYSVIADVVDWDELRTGERKEASYYAVYHFLYKAASGAMGMIAGFGLQWAGYDPSPEALEQPLVVKRAMTAMLGGIPLACIACGAALFTRYRLSAEEHARIRAALDARAAGPLAAESSR; encoded by the coding sequence ATGCCCGCCGCCCGCGCGACCGTCGTCGCCTACGGCGTCCCCGCCTTCGGCGTGATGGCGGCGACCACGCTCTTCTACGCCTACTTCGTGAAGTACGCGACCGACGTGCTGCTCGTGCCGGCGGGCGCGATGGGCGCGCTCTATCTCGCGAACCGCGTCTGGGATGCGGTCACCGACCCGCTCGTCGGCCATCTCTCGGACGGGACGCGCTCGCGGCTCGGGCGGCGGCGGCCGTGGATCGTCGCGTCCGTCGTGCCGCTCGTCGCGTTCACGTGGGCCGCGTGGGCGCCGCCGGAGTCGCTCGACGGCGGGGCGCTCGTCCTCTGGGTGGGCGCCGCGATGCTCGGCTTCAGCACGGCGACCACGCTCTTCCAGGTGCCGCACAACGCGCTCGGCGCCGAGCTCGCCGCCGACTACCACGGCCGCACGCGCGTCTTCGCGTCGCGGGAGTACTTCGCCGTCGTCGGCGCGGCGCTCGCGCTCTTCCTCGGCGTCGGCGCGCTGACGCGCACGGCCGACCCGCGCGCCGCCGCGCTCGGCGTCGCGGGCGCGCTCGCCGCGGCGATGGTCGTCGGGATCGCGGCGGCGCTGCCCTTCCTGCGCGAGCGGGCCGACTACCAGGCGCGCCCCGCGCCGCGGCTCGCCACCGCGCTCCGCGACATCGCCGCCAACCCGCACGCGCGGACGATCCTCGGCATGGCCGCGGTGCTGCAGATGGGGGGCGGCGCGGCCTCCGTCCTCTCGCCCTACGTCGTCGACGACGTGATCGGCGCGCGCGAGCACACGCGCATCGTCTACCTGACGCTCATGACCGCGCAGCTCGCGGCGATCCCGTTGTGGACGCGCGTCGCCACGCGGCTCGGCAAGAAGCACGCGTGGCTCGGCGCGATGGCGGTGGGGATGATCGGCTACGCGATGATCCTGTTCGTGCGCGAGGGCGACCTCGTGCTGCTCTGCGCGGCGACCGTGTTCACGGCCTCGCTCCACGCGGCCGCGATCGTCGTCGGCTACTCGGTGATCGCGGACGTCGTCGACTGGGACGAGCTGCGCACGGGCGAGCGCAAGGAGGCGAGCTACTACGCCGTCTACCACTTCCTCTACAAGGCCGCGAGCGGAGCGATGGGGATGATCGCCGGCTTCGGGCTGCAGTGGGCGGGCTACGACCCGAGCCCCGAGGCGCTCGAGCAGCCGCTCGTCGTGAAACGCGCCATGACCGCGATGCTCGGCGGCATCCCGCTCGCGTGCATCGCCTGCGGAGCTGCGCTCTTCACCCGCTATCGGCTCTCGGCCGAGGAGCACGCGCGCATCCGCGCCGCGCTCGACGCGCGCGCGGCCGGGCCCCTCGCGGCAGAGTCGTCTCGTTAG